In Betta splendens chromosome 3, fBetSpl5.4, whole genome shotgun sequence, the genomic window CCGCTTTATTTGGATTAATTCTCATGCATGCGGTGTGATGGCAAATAAAAGCGGGCCCTTGTTGAGCGGCCGCTGGTGATGCTCTAATGAACGGCTCTCTCATCCCTGACATGCCGTTTGTGACTGCGACTCGCAGCGCGGCTGACACATTGGGGTGACACAATGAGGAGCGGCTTGTGGAAAGACGGAGCGCGGAGAAGCCAGATAAAGCTGCTCGCTGAgctgccagcagggggtctTTGAGTTGTCtgcgaggagggaggagggaggagggaggcagagctcACACCgaacagcagcagcgaaaaacaacaacagcagccgcCGCACTCCCTAATCAAAAGGTTTTATTGAAATGCAAAGCCGCGCTCGTTCCCCaggaaaaagtaaaacacattacATGCACCGCTTCTCCACCTAAACAACGTGTTTAAACAAGGACAGATTTAGCAGCATCATATAATTAGACATTATTAGTGTCATGGTGTAATAAGGAGCAAGTCTAGTGGAGCTAAGCTGCTTAATTAGGTGCAGCGGCACCTCGTGCCTCCGTCTGAACATCCTAATCCagccgcagctgcagctcagtgggatTAGAAAAGGCCACGCGCTGCGGGAGCGTCCGGCAGCAGCGCGAGTTAGTTTTAAATCACAAAAGGTTCCGCGTCCACTCTAGATGCTCCGGCCAATTCACAGATGTTTGATGAACAGCGACAGCcaaactgataacaggaagtcagaaAAAGGCGATACGTAAACCCCACGGCCTCTAAAGATGAAGAGCTTCattcaaatgtgtgtttatcAATGTATGTATTCGAGGAGAAACACATGAAACACCTCTCAttcatttgctttgtgcttGTTCACATTGGATTTGGGCCGATCCTCTGTTTCGGAGCTGTTGTAACAGTAAATCAGGTCAGCTCTTCAGGAGCTCAATGCAAACGCACTATTTGACTGAggaataaatactgtactgcGTGTCTGTAAATAATATATGGCTTCTAAAGTTGCAGCGTGGAGgtcttctttcagcttctgGCTCAGAATGATCCAGTTGTTGATCGGCTGTCGGATCCACCAGCGCTGCAGAGCAGCCGTGCTGTCTCTGACCTCGCATGCGTCCGACTCAGcgtcacaaacatgttttactggAGCTCACAACAACCAAGCAAATTTGGCCACTGCCGCTTTTATACCAAATGTCTGGAAGTTTCAGTGAGTTTAAGCAGCGATCGACGACACAATTGCAGAGCTGAAGTGAGATTTTACAAATGAAGCCCTGATTACAGCCTTTTACATGTCTGCTTGATCAAAGTGATTCATGACGCCTGCTGCTTTGAAGTCTCCGGCCCAACACAGACCCCAGTTACTGCGAAGCAGCACTGAAGGTCACAGCGAGGAGTCATGAATTAATGAAAGGACCTAAAAGATCCTGAGAAGTTTGGTTTTTGGCCTTGATGTCGTTATACACGAGGTGTGATACACTACGCATTTAAACTGCTTGTTATTGGCCAAACATcatacataacataacatacTCTAAGGTTTATGAAAAGAAAATTTCCTGGAGTTTGTGAGAGTTAAAATACACTTTTGATATTGAAATGTGAAAAGCGAAAACGTGGAGTCTTCATGGTGAGACGTCGACCTGACGTGTGTCACTCTCGCCCCGTTTGCATCTGACGCATCACATTTagttgctgctgtgctgaggTTCCTCCACACGCGACGCCCCACAgtgagctacacacacacacacacgtcatgaaCGCTCCCAGAGCGGCCTGGAATTATAATGCTGCCGCTATTATTCCTCAAAATGTTAAGAGAAAATTGATGAATTCTTGGTTTGTGGAGCTTCGCATTAAGACGCCTCTGGTGCTGCACAGGGACGTGGAAATTGATTGTGTGAGAAACGTACCATTTATATTTATTCCCAGGACGGTTTAAATTGGAAAGCTGCAAAACATGTTTGTAAATGAGCCGACTCAGCTTCATGCAGATAATCTCATTAATCTAACTCACACACAAAGTTAAACATGGTATTAAGTTATGCTGCAGATTCATTAAAAGTATCCGGCTCATGGAAATGAGGCTCCATCATATCACCTTTAAGAACACGAAATTAAAAGCTGAGCACTGAGAAACGGATGAATCCTTTTACAGCCAGTCCAAAAGACGGATGGTTTCACTTATGGGCGACCTTAAGCTCAGCAGCAGTCACTGTGTTGAACTAAAGACGTTCAGACTGGACTTACGACCTTGCAAAAGCATCGGCTTTGtcctctgatctgatctgatacTGGAGCCCTTTATTACCTGAGGAGCCGTTTaccagaggagcaggacggagGCTGCACGGCGACACGAGGACTTACAGCAGCTTTATGTAACGGACAAAACCAGAAGCGCTACAACACGCTGCGTATCTCAGGAACCAGCACAAATCCGGGATTCAAAGACGGCGCAGTGGCCGAGGAAAACAAAGCATCTCTTCTTGGCTGAGTTCAGTTTTTACTGGACAAACAGCTGTGAACATCTGAGCTGAGCGTCAGTCAACCGGCAGCAGCATAATTAACAGGCGCACGCCAAAAATAATAGCAGCTCTACAGCAGAATTAGGTTTGATTCATTTCAAAGCAACTCATTATAATTATAAAGACACTGTATTCAGAGCTACTTGCTAAATAAAATGAGCAACACtattcaaaacaacaaacaacctcTGGAGCTAGAGAGCTTTGAATGGTGCAGAGATGCTGGCACATTATTTGAAGTGTAGGACGATAAAAAAAGGCCCAAACTGCAGCAGTGGCCGGAGGCCGTCAGCTGAACAGTCAACGCTAAAAGCACAGGCGTCCAGACACATGAGACACACTCACGTCCAGTAGAGactgtgaaggagctgcatCACACCCACTGCACGCGCTTCATGGACGCAGGACTGGGAGCAGTAGGGTGGTGGTCTGATACTCGTCTGTTCCTCGCTGCTCCAGGAAAAACAAACGCTTTCACTCACCGCTGGACAGAGAAACAGCCAAACAAAAGCCACAACAGCAGCCAGTGTTTCCATCATCTGATCCTGCGTGGAAgcctctgtcctgcagcgctGTTTACCTaattcactgctgctctgtctaaCTCATCCAATGGCTGCAGGAATGTGCAgatccacaaacaaacaggcttcatCCGTCGCCATCGCCTGCATTCAGGAACCTGCACAAAGACTCTGAAGGAAGAGGCCTTGTTGAGGTTCAGTCAGCTCCACACCTCAGTCGAGTCTGTTCCTGCATTTAAAACATAGACTTATTACAGTCAAAACAATACTGATGTTAAGTAGAAATCATTATTCTAAATCAAGGGTTTCTTTGAGAAATAACAACTCCAACAATAGAAATACATATTAGTCTTTTCTGTGCGCCATCTACAGTAGGAATAAATACTTTACGCTGAGAGTTTCTACAGAGAGTAAATGGAAACGTCTCCGTTGATGAGCTCTTTCTGTTTGTAGGTAATGGGAGGTAACAGTCAGACAAACTCTGTCCCCTGTTGGTGGCGTTGTCTGAACGACCTCAGCATAAGACAAAGGCAGAAGACGCATGTTTCATTAAAAGTCTCTTGTTTAATAGTAAATACTTTACTCTCTATGAACAGAACAGTTATGCACATACAAAAGCATGGTTCACTATTTACACTCATCCCTCAAATATCCTCAACTATAAAACACGTCTTTCTATGCTTTTATCAGTGATTGTCACAGGTTTcttcacatttatttaattggTTTAACGCTATTGCTCATCCAAATGTTAACACTTGCTGCTGTGATGTCAAATAGACAAGATCTTAAACTGTGCTCATGGGTTTGATACATGCATTAAACCTGACATTCACATTTCTGGCTGTAAAGGTACCTTTGACTATACACCATTCTGTACAGTGCACAGCGACGCTTCTAGTGGAAGGAACGTCACTGTAAAGGGCATGAAATGTGCGTTATCTAATTATGATGAGCTGGAAAACCACAACTGCCGTAGTTTTGTCTTTATAATGGGAGAAGGACCCAATAAAGAAGTAGCGTAGGACCTCTCATTCCTCCACTCTGGACTTTCTCTTGGAGGTCTTGGGTTTAGGGCTGTCGGCCTCTGCGGGTTCTGGGGAACCTGGAGGATCCGTGGGGGGACTTGGGGCCACgtcaggttctggctccagcGGCAGAGAAGGTCCTCCTGTGAAAAGGAAGGTCAGAAAATGGAATGCAGTTGTTTCACCAGGTTTTTAAGGCTGATGAATGCAGGGTCTTTCTGGttatataaaagaaaacaagctcTGTCACATATCACCTGCCTGAGAGCAAACACTAACAACCTGTTTACAggttatttttggttttaaaacgTGACAGACTTTATTCACTACAtgatgagtgtgagtgtgttttgaAGCATCTCCAGACCTGCGACTTCCTGGTGCTGGTTAACAGATAAATCAAGGTGGCAAAGAAACACAGCCCAGAAGCTCCTTTGAAGAGGAGCACTCCTGTCCACTTACCTTTGAGACGTGAGCCGCTGCAATCGTTCCAGAGTGCCTTAGAATTTATTAGCTTCCTCTCTGTCATTTTTCTACAACTCTGAGTTTCTTTTGTTGCCAAGAATGTAGTAGGAAGAGGTTTGCTGGCTTTTTTCACATTATGTGCAGTGTAGTACAGTGCGGCAGCCGCGCTGTGACtatgaaaggaggagagagatccTTTAAAGCTCGCACTGTAAATGAGAAAATCTGGCTTTGGTTTAATGGAGGTGGAGGTTGTGAAATGTGTCGCTGCCACTGTAACACTTAAATCCTCAGAAGAAATGATTCCAACCTGATCAGAATAAACTTCAGAGAAGTGTTTGGCCTGGCCTGCATTTGCCAGGCTTTATGTGTCATGTCACCTTCACCTTAGAATCACATCAGAGGGTTTCGTACCTGTGGGTAACTGGATATTCTTGTTATAGCTGGCAGCAGAAGACATGGCCTGACCCAGCGCTTGGTTGGTCCCCAGGGCAGCACCAGGGGCTCTGGTGGCTGCAGAGCTCGGCTTTGATTTGGACTCCTTGCCTGGTTTAGTCCACACCACAGACTCTGTCACCTGCAGGGCAGCTGCCATCTTCTGAGCCATGTCCATTAGCTGTTAATGAGAAAAAGGTGAGGCTTAAAAGCAAGAGGATACCACTCTGAGACCTGCAACAACAGGATCTCCAGTACCTCCGGATCAAATTCAAAGTTACTGCTACTGTCTCGAAGCAGGTTGACTTTTCTTTCCATCTCCTGATACTGGTCCAGGGCTCCCTTCTTGTCCCCATGATTATACAGGAAGATGGCAAAGTTCAGGTTAACCAGAGGATTAGATCTGCAGGGAAGTACAAATAAACTCAATGACTAATACAGTTTGAAATCCAGCTTTATAGAACAGACAGGAGTGAGGCAGACTTACTCATCCAGAGTCACAGCCTGTTCATATGCTCTCGTGGCATTTTCAGCGTCTTCTAAGTTCGTCAGAGCCACTGTTGGTCACAAATAAATCATAAAAGTGTAATATGATTAATAAATGTAGGTTGCGTTGAACCAGACATTTAAGTATAAATAACCTGTACCTGCCAGCAACATGTAAAGTTCCCCCATACGTGGGTTCAGGTTGATGGCCGCACTGAGGAAGTGGAAGGCAGACGCGTACTGCTGCATGGTCAGGTGAACCAGACCCAGGTTGTACAACACTTTCCAATCAAAAGGAGACAAGTAGTGAGCCCGTTTCAGGCAGCTGATGGCCTGTGGCAaccatgagagagagagagaatatctGAATAATATATGATGTCCAACCTAACAAGCGACTGATTCTGCACAATGGATTGACACCACTGTGGTGAACCAAGGCCTGCACAGGAAAACATCTATGCCAGGATCAACTAGtgtcagcaaacagacacactgacTCATTTCCATGACAACATTTCAATTCAAATAACTCACAACAGAAGTCATGAATGTACAAAGAAAGGTTTACACaattcacaaataaaaaaagaatatctACTGATTCTTCTGTTGCCTTCATTAAGTCCAATCAAGTCACAAACAGCTTTACTCACAGCTACATATTTCTTTTTGCCAAAGAAGCACATGCCAATGTTGTTCCAGAGAGGGGGGCTCTCTGGCACAGCACACGCTGCCACTCGGTACTTGTTCATGGCCACATCAAAGTCACCGTGGGTCTGCATCATACTGCCTGCAGCCAGGATGGCCtgggaataaaaacaatgattaGAGGCATATTAGGAGAAGATGTTCCCTTTGAAACAGCACACAATGAAAGACGGACTGCAGCACGCCTCCACATGACCTTTTATCTTGATCTTTTCAATCTTACGCACTATTTTTATAGCAGAGCAGATTTCTCCACATACCTTATAGTTGTTGGGATCAAAAGTGAGAGCATTTCCCAGGTGCTCAAATGCTTTCTGGTATTTCCCAAGCtgacaaagaaaagtaaaaagccAAAGAGATGAATAAAGTTACTTCCGTCACAGCTTTCTGACACCTAAATGTCACATATAACTTTTAAAGACAGTTTCttctttaaatatatatttcgCTATAAAGGTTATTAAAAACTCTCCCTACCTGTAAAAACAGCAGGCCTAGAGTAGTGAGGAGTTCAGTGTTCTCTGGAGAAAACCTTAAATAAGGAGGAGACGAGTGGAATGAAAAATGTCACTTTATCCATCCCTGTAATTGCATTTATTGCCCGCACCGACTCTTGTGCAAACATAGCTGATATTCAGGGAATCTGTGGATTATTCAATCAAGCCTTGATTCAAATTTATTGTGAAGTATTAATTATAACCTGTGGCGAGACAATGTGGCTCAAAAAAAAATGAGAGGAGATGCAGACCGGCATTAAAATAAGACCCGCAGTCTCATTAAGGCTACGCTGCTACAGGGccacttcattcattcataccACCAACAGGCGCTGTTATAGACACTGATGTCATTTCCTTATTCACAACCTAATGTTTTAATATTCAGCATGTTAATCAAAGTGAAAAAGGCCCTAAGTTAGAATGTGGAGAGCTTTTTGGGAGAATCATTATTTGAAAAAATGTTGACTTAAAATTGTAATTTCATTAGATCAATCATGAAGAAGACCCCCTGGAAGTAACCAATCTCCACTGAAACTGGGTTTTTATTACATTCTCTTTCATGACTTTCACTAAATGCTAACACGAAGAAAAGAATCACATTAGGACTGCGTAATTATTAACagttattattaaaacatttcccTATTATTTGAGAATGATGAAACACGGTATATAAGTCCTCTTTGAAATGTAATAAGTCTAAAGGAATAATATGCGTctaacacatttttaaattcCCATCATCATTGACATTTGAACTCGACTTACTCCACGGCCTTCTTGTACACCTCGATGGCCTTGTCAGTGTCTCCAGTCAGCAGGTGGACCTTCCCGAGCATCACAAAGGTcttgtcatgtttgtttgtctggagGCCGATGTTTAGATGCTCTTCAGCCTGAAACAGGGGATCAAAATGGAACACTGGAGAACGGCTGTTAGTCTGTGTAGTGTTGGTACAATCAGTGTACTCACCTTTTTGAAGTCTTTGATGAAGAAATAGCAAACCCCCAGATTATGGCTAATCTCCTGAGGTGGGAAAATGTCAAATTATACTCTTAATGAAACAGCACTGGATAAAGGCTGAGTAACAGCTTTACTGAACACAAACTCCACAGTACTTCTATCAGTATTGATAAAGGGGAGAGTTTAAACTTCCCAAAACATCGACAAGTGATAAATGTGTCTGCTTGGTTAATTTGACAGGCTTTAGGGTTCCCAGTAAGCCAAACAGCCATGAATCTATTTGTAAATGCAACCAATAAGCTGTTTGTGATGAAGTGGTGATTGTCTGAACAAAGCGTTGGTGTTTCTTTACCCAGTCTTTCTCGTTGAGCTTTGCAGCTTCATGATAAAATTCAATAGCTGCTTTGTGCTTTCCCAGGAGAAATCTATGGCGAGAAGCAGTGACAGTGACCCATATGAGAAATGAACCCGTCCTAATCACTCAGCAGTAAAAAGTGGAGGTCTTGTTAGCCGATGGAGCTTTGAGGCTGTAAACTCACAGTGATCTGGCCACTTGTTTGAGGTTGTCAGCACACGTAGGATTAAGGATGGCGCAGCTTTGGAACAGCTCCAGAGACTGTTGAATCTTGCCCTCAAGACGCAAGATTAATGCTGTGGCAAAAGACGAACACAAAAGGATATCAACGCGGTAAAAATCAAAGCCACAGCAGGGGGCCCAAGGAGCAGATTTGGGGGAACTGCATGGTGTAATGACGTGCTGGAGCGTCAACTACAAGAAAGGCTTCATTTGATGTAGCTGTTAATTAAGCTCATATGTGTTGCGCGCGTGCAAGGAACTCACCTTGAACATATATGGCATATTCACACATTCCATTAGTCTCCTGTAGTTGCTCTTTAATGATCACCTCCATGGACACAGAGTGAGAGACAACTTATAATACGGAGGTGATGCGTTGGCAGAGACGTTGAAAGTAACAGCTTCTACAAACACTGACTACACAACGAGGTGAGTGAGCGACAGGACCATGTGGGATGAAGGTACTTTACCTTACACGTGTCGTAGTCTTTGCGGATATAGTGCTGATGGATTAGCCAGTTTCTCCTCTCAATAATGGGAAGCTCTGGAGCTGAGAGGAATGATACAATACGACTTAAGGACTTTGGGAGATTTTGGAGCTTATTACAAGTTACTGTTCCATTTGTGTCGTCTTTATTTGACAACTAAATGATTAATGCTCAAGTGCCCTCCTTTCTCAGTCATTAGCAAGTCTCTGACAGCTAACACAGATGTAACACTTCAGCCTAAAGTCACAGACTAAATTTAAGTCAATTCACTCTGTAACACTTTGCTTATTAGCACTGTTTTGCTCACGAGCAGCTGACACCAAGTTATGTCTGTTTGGCCTATTTTTAATTCATGGTGGGTTTTTTATTTGACAGCTGAATAAATAATCCTGAAAGCAGCCTCCTTCTGCAGTCACTAGCAACTGTTTGATCTGACAGTTAACACAGATGTTAACACTTCAACTAAAACCCTGGGCTAAATTATAATCAGTTCGCCGGCACCGTGTAAGCAAGTTTTTGGTTCCaaaagctgctgtttcctgtcttcCTTTTAATGTCTCAGCAGGTTGAGATATTCTTCCCGTTGCCAGGGCAACAATGTCTCTCACAAGCCAGGTGCCTGTGACAGAACAGAGAAGGTACTGAGACAGACTGAAAGAGGGGGActggaggaaggagcagcacaATAGCAAGGCAGCTTCAGAAAAGGTTAAGCAAAGCCCCGAGTCGTCGCCTCACAATACACGCTTCCATTTCACAAGCAGGCGAACATAATTCCAATTCATTCACTAATCCTGTTATCTTGCACCTACTACCTTCCTCCAAGGCTAAAAATAGAAATCAAGGCAAAGTGAAATCAAGTGGCAGGCGTTGAGTGTGCCACTGACTTTCAGGGACTCATTACTAAAGTGACAGTGTGAATTACACGCAAGCttccttctgttttctctctttatCTGTCGCCGCTTCAAGCGGCGCTGTTGATCTGCTACTTCAACTGAAGCTCCTTCCAACTAGTTCACAGAAATCCTCCCCATCGCTGAGTGCAAAACTGCAAAGGCTTCACACGTTTGCTTCGTCAAGATTTGTAATGGCGACATTTGTAGCAACCTAATCCGCCTCCTTTGTGCTGAGACAGCAATAATATTCTTGTCTCTAGGTTTCAGCTGTGGCCCTGAGGCGCTTCGGTGTCCACTTACAAAAAACAGGGCATGTTTGGAAGGAGGAGATGTGAAAGAAGAGCGACATATACGGTATTCCTGCGACTACGACGGAGAAGAATTGTGGAGAAGAGCACAGCTTGAGATCCCCTAAATATAGCCCTGTGAAGAAATTCATCCAAAACATGAGGACTTTCCTCATTGTTCTATTTGATCTGGCTAATGCTAAGACAGATTTGCCTTCCATAGCTTCAACCATCTGCTACAAGGGGATAAGAGCTGCAGAGAGGCATGCTGAGATCAAAGAACACATGTGGAGAATGTAATGAAAAATACGATGAAAATTATTTTTGGAGTTTTTAGCGTAAGATATTAGACATGTTGGTCTTCACCAGTTATCTAGTGTCATATTCAGTTACAGACAGTTTTCTTTAGAATAATTAGATTATCGCGTCTCCTTGAGAAGTGTAGAaatacagttttttttcttgccaGAAAATTGACTTGATTCTATAAAAATTAAACATGCTGTGTGGGTGAAATTACTCTTTATTGTTGGTTCAAATTGATTTTAGCTGTTTCTACTGAGCATCTTTATATCTAACAGGAGGTGTTTTTTAAGACATTCTAAGtgactgtaaaatgtaataaaaggaAATAATATGCTCAGTGtgtataataaatacattttgacaGTTTCAACACAATTGCAAAGCATTATGCTTTTCTTAAAATATAATGTCAATTATGAATGAATAACAGTAATAAATCACTAGCTTATATCTTTTATATCAATATTTAGAATAAAACCGAATAAAATATATGCTTTAAACAAGGGTTAAAAACCTCAATCAGTGCTTATGTTAACAATTTTTTATTATAAGTATATATCACTGTGAGACACACATTACAATATGCTGTATAATTAGCTATGATTCTCATACACCTGACTGAATTTCTATTTTTAACACAACTTCAAAAAGCATGAATATTTTACATACTTTAAAGGGACTGTGTGTCACTACAGATcatgcctacacacacacacacacacacacacatatatatatatatatatatatatatatatatatatatatatatacacctcAATTACATTTGATACGTGGCTAAGAAGCTCACAGCTTTTTCCTTTCAAGGATGGTGCAGAAAAGGGTAAGGGAGACCTCTGCAGGACGAAAACGTCACAACTACCCTTAATCTCGTATTTTTTACTAGTTCAGGTCAAATATTAGTGATGTGTTATATATAAAAAGCAGCTTGTGTATATATCATGTTTCAAACCAACCTTTAGGTGCCCGACGTTTCTTTGCATCAGTTGTTTCAAGTGGGGGCTGcaattaataaaacaataacatcaTTATCAGTGTAATAACCTCTATATTACATAATACACAGTGCACACATGTATGAAACCAATAATGACCAGCTCCACCAAAACATATTTGCCACACCCAGAAAGATTTCTTTCTAAGAACCAGGTCAAAGTTCTGACTGTCTGAAATGTGTGCTGGCTGATTGAAGTGAAG contains:
- the bbs4 gene encoding Bardet-Biedl syndrome 4 protein isoform X1; amino-acid sequence: MATACSVDHPKMADEVLPSAPPLETTDAKKRRAPKAPELPIIERRNWLIHQHYIRKDYDTCKVIIKEQLQETNGMCEYAIYVQALILRLEGKIQQSLELFQSCAILNPTCADNLKQVARSLFLLGKHKAAIEFYHEAAKLNEKDWEISHNLGVCYFFIKDFKKAEEHLNIGLQTNKHDKTFVMLGKVHLLTGDTDKAIEVYKKAVEFSPENTELLTTLGLLFLQLGKYQKAFEHLGNALTFDPNNYKAILAAGSMMQTHGDFDVAMNKYRVAACAVPESPPLWNNIGMCFFGKKKYVAAISCLKRAHYLSPFDWKVLYNLGLVHLTMQQYASAFHFLSAAINLNPRMGELYMLLAVALTNLEDAENATRAYEQAVTLDESNPLVNLNFAIFLYNHGDKKGALDQYQEMERKVNLLRDSSSNFEFDPELMDMAQKMAAALQVTESVVWTKPGKESKSKPSSAATRAPGAALGTNQALGQAMSSAASYNKNIQLPTGGPSLPLEPEPDVAPSPPTDPPGSPEPAEADSPKPKTSKRKSRVEE
- the bbs4 gene encoding Bardet-Biedl syndrome 4 protein isoform X2, which gives rise to MATACSVDHPKMADEVLPSAPPLETTDAKKRRAPKAPELPIIERRNWLIHQHYIRKDYDTCKVIIKEQLQETNGMCEYAIYVQALILRLEGKIQQSLELFQSCAILNPTCADNLKQVARSLFLLGKHKAAIEFYHEAAKLNEKDWEISHNLGVCYFFIKDFKKAEEHLNIGLQTNKHDKTFVMLGKVHLLTGDTDKAIEVYKKAVEFSPENTELLTTLGLLFLQLGKYQKAFEHLGNALTFDPNNYKAILAAGSMMQTHGDFDVAMNKYRVAACAVPESPPLWNNIGMCFFGKKKYVAAISCLKRAHYLSPFDWKVLYNLGLVHLTMQQYASAFHFLSAAINLNPRMGELYMLLAVALTNLEDAENATRAYEQAVTLDESNPLVNLNFAIFLYNHGDKKGALDQYQEMERKVNLLRDSSSNFEFDPELMDMAQKMAAALQVTESVVWTKPGKESKSKPSSAATRAPGAALGTNQALGQAMSSAASYNKNIQLPTVTARLPHCTTLHIM